The Kitasatospora sp. NBC_00374 genome has a segment encoding these proteins:
- the pknB gene encoding Stk1 family PASTA domain-containing Ser/Thr kinase — MHAAGPIRSVGQGRYVLQAPLGEGGMASVYRAHDSVLGRTVAVKTLHADLARDPSFRERFRREAQAVAALSHTNIVAVHDSGEDTDDTGGVVQYIVMEYVRGRSVRELVRDHADGATGGPARGALPLDRALEVTAAVLDALECSHRSGLVHRDIKPANVMVTDDGTVKVMDFGIARALQSDATAMTRTGTVLGTPQYLSPEQALGKPADARSDLYSVGCMLFELVTGTLPFDGESTMSMLYQHVQQPAPVPSSVRPSLPPAVDAVVARALSKDPDQRHRSAREMADDLRRIAAGEPPTRPLTGHLPPHHAPTVTAETVTVAPPEAADAQAPTADVGDAFSTTVRWTVRTRPAQGRPGPLSQRTVLLVAIPTMVALMAGAMLWLPDLIGGKHRAPDPRATGAFAGCDPASTFGSEHNPPSFTGMSAAEVKTCAEIAGLTVDQKDAPGTRYDKGTVTRQEPEASRTVRPGGTVTVWVSTGGDPRAKGSLDNCEVEERHGKVSVPWLQGRSAADARVCADIAHLKLEEAGPLQDRLTPAGQVARQEPRSQDVPTGSTVKIWISSGGDPRAVGPLGGCDLYATAEEPEPPSLEHKTVEDARLCAEIAHLKLEEHTVPDPLWPAGEVVRQDPGTGTHIAPGSTVGIWISSGKP, encoded by the coding sequence GTGCACGCAGCAGGGCCGATCCGGTCCGTCGGACAGGGCCGTTACGTCCTGCAGGCCCCGCTCGGTGAGGGCGGCATGGCGTCCGTGTACCGGGCCCACGACTCGGTGCTCGGCCGCACCGTCGCGGTGAAGACCCTGCACGCCGACCTGGCCCGGGACCCGTCCTTCCGCGAGCGGTTCCGCCGGGAGGCCCAGGCCGTCGCCGCGCTCAGCCACACCAACATCGTGGCGGTGCACGACAGCGGCGAGGACACCGACGACACCGGCGGCGTGGTCCAGTACATCGTCATGGAGTACGTCCGGGGCAGGTCCGTCCGCGAGCTCGTCCGGGACCACGCCGACGGTGCCACCGGCGGCCCCGCCCGGGGCGCGCTCCCGCTGGACCGGGCGCTGGAGGTGACCGCGGCCGTCCTGGACGCGCTCGAGTGCAGCCACCGCAGCGGGCTGGTCCACCGGGACATCAAGCCCGCCAACGTGATGGTGACCGACGACGGCACCGTCAAGGTGATGGACTTCGGCATCGCCCGCGCCCTGCAGTCGGACGCCACCGCGATGACCCGCACCGGCACCGTGCTCGGCACACCGCAGTACCTCTCGCCCGAGCAGGCCCTGGGCAAGCCCGCCGACGCGCGCTCCGACCTCTACTCCGTCGGCTGCATGCTCTTCGAACTGGTCACCGGCACCCTGCCGTTCGACGGCGAGTCGACGATGAGCATGCTCTATCAGCACGTGCAGCAGCCCGCGCCGGTGCCGTCGTCGGTCCGTCCGTCGCTGCCGCCCGCCGTCGACGCCGTCGTGGCCCGCGCCCTGAGCAAGGACCCGGACCAGCGGCACCGCAGCGCCCGGGAGATGGCCGACGACCTCCGCCGGATCGCCGCCGGCGAGCCGCCCACCCGGCCGCTCACCGGGCACCTTCCCCCGCACCACGCGCCCACCGTCACGGCCGAGACCGTCACCGTCGCGCCGCCGGAGGCCGCCGACGCGCAGGCACCTACCGCCGACGTCGGCGACGCCTTCTCGACCACCGTCCGGTGGACGGTCCGGACCCGCCCGGCGCAGGGCCGGCCGGGCCCGCTCAGCCAGCGGACCGTCCTGCTGGTCGCCATCCCCACCATGGTGGCCCTGATGGCGGGGGCGATGCTCTGGTTGCCGGACCTGATCGGCGGGAAGCACCGGGCCCCCGATCCGCGGGCGACCGGGGCGTTCGCCGGGTGCGACCCGGCGTCCACCTTCGGCAGCGAGCACAACCCGCCGTCGTTCACCGGCATGTCGGCCGCCGAGGTGAAGACCTGCGCCGAGATCGCCGGCCTGACCGTCGATCAGAAGGACGCGCCCGGGACCAGGTACGACAAGGGCACCGTCACCCGGCAGGAGCCGGAGGCCTCCCGGACCGTCCGGCCGGGCGGCACCGTGACCGTCTGGGTGTCGACCGGTGGAGACCCCCGGGCCAAGGGCAGCCTGGACAACTGCGAGGTCGAGGAGCGGCACGGCAAGGTGTCCGTTCCCTGGCTCCAGGGCAGGAGCGCGGCGGACGCCAGGGTCTGCGCGGACATCGCCCACCTCAAGCTGGAGGAGGCCGGCCCCCTCCAGGACCGGCTGACGCCCGCCGGCCAGGTCGCACGGCAGGAACCGCGCTCGCAGGACGTCCCCACCGGCAGCACCGTCAAGATCTGGATCTCCTCCGGCGGCGACCCCCGGGCCGTGGGCCCCCTGGGCGGCTGCGACCTGTACGCGACCGCCGAGGAACCGGAGCCGCCGTCCCTGGAGCACAAGACCGTCGAGGACGCCCGGCTCTGCGCGGAGATCGCCCACCTCAAGCTGGAGGAGCACACCGTGCCGGACCCGCTCTGGCCGGCGGGCGAGGTCGTCCGGCAGGACCCGGGCACCGGCACCCACATCGCGCCCGGCAGCACCGTCGGGATCTGGATCTCCTCGGGAAAGCCCTGA
- a CDS encoding dsRBD fold-containing protein, producing MQNQWDVQLSFSEDGVQTVCEATLVGPQAPGLHGHGESTRSVDDRPLARIGEELAASRALEDLSHRLRSQADGEIADEGHRPAYLIY from the coding sequence ATGCAGAATCAGTGGGATGTGCAGCTGAGCTTCTCCGAGGACGGTGTGCAGACCGTCTGCGAGGCGACCCTGGTCGGGCCGCAGGCGCCGGGTCTGCACGGGCACGGCGAGTCCACCCGCAGTGTGGACGACCGTCCGCTGGCCAGGATCGGTGAGGAGCTCGCGGCCTCGCGCGCCCTGGAGGACCTCTCGCACCGGCTGAGGTCCCAGGCGGACGGCGAGATCGCCGACGAGGGCCACCGGCCCGCGTACCTCATCTACTGA